One Glycine max cultivar Williams 82 chromosome 1, Glycine_max_v4.0, whole genome shotgun sequence genomic window, tacctttttaccttaattctggatgtcctcacggaacaaatccaagagatagcgccgagatgcatgctttttgcagatgacatagtcctccttggagagtcgagggaggagttgaatgagaggttggaaacttggagacgagctctagaaacacatggctttcgcctaagcagaaacaaatcggagtatatggaatgtaagttcaacaaaagaaggagggtttctaactcagaggtgaaaataggagaccatattatccctcaagtcacacggtttaaatatcttgggtctgtaatacaggatgatggagaaattgaaggggatgtgaatcatcgcattcaagcaggatggatgaaatggagaaaagcatcgggggtgttatgtgatgcaaaggtaccgatcaagctaaagggaaagttttatcggactgcggtaagaccggcgattttgtacggaacagaatgttgggcggtcaagagccaacatgagaataaagtaggtgtagcggagatgaggatgttgcggtggatgtgtggtaagactcgacaggataaaattagaaacgaagctattagagagagggttggagtagcgcctattgtagagaagatggtggaaaatagacttaggtggtttgggcatgtagagagaagaccggtagactctgtagtgaggagagtagaccagatggagagaaggcaaacaatttGAGGCAGAGGaaaacccaaaaagactataagagaggttatcaaaaaggatctcgaacttaatgatttggatagaagtatggtacttgatagaacattatggcggaagttgatccatgtagccgaccccacctaatgggataaggcgttgttgttgttgttgtatactTTTTAACCATGTAATCTATTTTTGAACACCATTTTtacataattgaaaaaaaaaaagatactatGTTCAGTCAGGTTTCTCCTAACAACACATGAAACTTTGGACAAGCATAACTCCTTTGATCCTCAACCTTTTTAAGTGTTTCTTGTCTCAAAACTATATCCCCATGTGTTTTCTTTGCGTCTCCACAAATGGAATTTAATTTCATTCACCTCAGACAAAGTCATCACAAAAATACTAACACATGTTCGGACAAAAACGTACcagacaacatttttttttttttgctttcaactATCATAGATTCTCATTCAATCAACTCATATCAGAAATGAATCACCAAAATAAAACTTCCAGTAGGATATATATCTCAAATGAACATataaattttcacaaaaagttataaacaactcataaaaatacaaaatcaaatacTAGACATAACTTTGTCACGTTTTTCACATGATTTTAGAGGCTGTGTTCTTCAATTAACCCTAAGAAGAATCCTAAATAAACTATGTTCTTTGTATAACTTTGTCATGTTCTTGGTATGGTTTCTCGAAGGGGTAATTGGTTGAAGTGGTACATGCTTGAtaccttttaaataaaatctcaaacaTGAAACTTGTGGATGGAAAAAATTCCTACTATGAGTCAAGTACATCACGctgtagaaataaaataaaataaaagtaattttaaagaaataggATGATAATGGACTAATGGGCATGGAATCTCCAAACACAAAAACTGCATGGAGTCGGCAAAACTGCATTCACACATCACACTAAAACTACAGAACATGAAAACAGCTTCATCACCTAAAGTTtatctattaaaaatttatgtaaatGTTATATGTTATGATAttgcaaataattttatgtttctaAACGCAGGATTTGAAACAAACGTTGTCGTGTAATTGAAGCTCTTTTGTTCTTAGACTGCCCAATTATGCTCTGGCCTTTTCCATCTGGGaggacataatttttttttcacattaggatgtttatttttttagtctctcaaataAAATTTGCATCTTTTATTtcagtaaatttttaaaaaaatctttttagtccttcaaattctaacaaaaaggattaaaaaattctaatttgagaaactaaaatcaataatatttatttggatGATTAAAAAAACAGGTATAATTTGAGGATTTAAAAAACATAGCTAaaccttcatttttttaagatataacgtgtatttttatttatattttttttaaaatcacatgtatttatttttataaaacagaaatcacgtgtatttatttttataggaGGTAAGTTTGTTCAAACTAAATATTATGAGACAACACTTATTGGAACAACCAATGTCAATTTATGTACGCTCTCGGTGGTTTATTCCTggcatattaataataatgtaatagcTGCATTAGGTAAGCTTTCAATAAAGCACCCTGGATGACCACATGGAGTCTTTCATGCtttagaaattgaaaatggTCTTTCTTTAATTATTCTTAATGGTCATCAGTCATCAGAATTCACGAAACAATGCTGACGTCTTTTGATTTCTTTGGTTTACTTACTTCTTCACGTGGGTTTGGGTATTAGGGGTTCTATTATTGTTTCTTTATcagtaaaaattatttactggTGATCGGTTGTGTCAAAGTGATGCTCCAGTTtaggtttcttaaaaaaaaaaaaggatgctAGTTTGATAGTGAAAATTAACTTCAATTAATAATTGACGTTTGGGtacttattttatgaaattttaaaggaaaaacacttattttaactaaaaaagcaTTTATGGTAACTTTTTAGATGTTTGGgtaaacttttaaaaacaagCAGAAGTGAAAAATAAGCTAAAGGTTGCTGAGAAGTTACTTGGAGTtgtttctcaaaataattagCAACTGTTGAAGCGGAAATAAAAAACACAGAGGTGtggtttttatgaaattttttgataaaattgtttatGGTTAAGTTTTAGATGTCACCCAATACCCCTGGACTTGAACCACAGAGAGAAATCTTTCACTCATGACCTAACAACGTTGGTGCTTCTCTTCTTTGCATCTTCTTCGATCCCAATGGTGGTTTTCTCTTCGGTTCAAGTTTGctaatatttcttatttctctATTAATTGTTCGATTTCTACTGATGCTCTCTTCTTCTTGTTATTATTTGAGTTTACGATTCAGTCTTTATTGTTGTTGGGAGAAAATGTTgaattagttgttttttttttattttcattttaaatctgCCTCATCATCCCTTAAACTCTCATCCTATTTTTTGTCGTAAAGCACTTTTCATAATTGTAACCAAACATAAAACTGTTTTTGCTCTTATAAGAACCACTTATAAACAAACTTATCCAATAGTAGAACAGACTTTAATTTTCATACATTagtattgttatatttttttaccaattaaaaattattttaaatataatttttaaaagtaattattataaaaaagatattacatTTCATAATTCATTACTAGTGACAGTATAAATAACTATTACATTGTAAATACattctatttaaatattattaaaaagagtttaatttgGATGTTAGTGACACTTTTATAATGTTTAATGATTAGAAatattccaaaaataaattttaaaataattattataaaattaattttttaattaaatagcaAGTAGATGGTAATGTAAAAATATctacattattattaatatattttaattattagattaaaaagaGATTAACTTTGATGCACTATCTATatcaatacattaaaaattattttatatgtaacttttaaagtaattattaaataattaataatttttcattatatgGTCATACATAACGATACGTGTATAGGGCAATACCGAGATAGATTACTATATTTTAATAGCATTAGAAAATGCCATATATTTGGTATAAAAAtgtaatatactaataaaaatattaaaccatTTCATTATCTCtattaatacaatattatttaataaaaataaattaattagtatagATATTGTGATTTGGGCTAATAATATCTATAAACTATTTACTCACAAAAAAAGTAGtataaactattttgagaacaaggattaatgaagcatttaatgttgagatatttaaatttaaaatttactgGGCAGccaattttacttatatttttttaagggaaTCCAGTTTTACTTGttagttataatatttattcttaACAAAGTTATAGTATATTAGTAtttattgaatataatatacaattaaattatattattttaataaatattatatttattaaatataacgaatatataatatatgtttattaaatatatattcatattgtattaattattgtCGTCTCTGTTCAACATagctaattaaattttacatttaaaataattaataaatataatatgtaatgaacatcatttgagttatatttataaatatttaattatatcattaatttgattgtatattatattgaataaaaaatataactgatATATTATAACAAATTGACTGACcaataacatattaattatattatttatttgatatattgcttaatcatattaattaatattatttgatcaataatatatatatatatatatatatatatatatatatatatatatatatatatatatatatatatatataatcattaccATCTAGCATGTGAATCAAATGACGTAATTGTCTCAACTTAATCAAAGGCTTCAAGTTTGAGCCTTAGGTATATAGTTGCAGTAAATATTCAAAGAGAGTTTTTCACCTACAATGATCTCATCTCATTCGAACAATATTACTTTCAGTAGAAGAAGCTACTCTTGTTTCttggtttatataaataaaaaaaacatatattgtatcattattattttcaataggTAGATATTAAATCTCCAACTTTTGAAAGGTTTTTTCgttaaaagaaaatagttatTACTCAACATTTAGTTAAAATATACATGGGCCAAACTTGCTTGTTTATAAAAAGATTGAATTTGAGGTCATTATTGGTTCATTCAAAGACATTATTAGTTATAAGTGTCTAGATAAAATATCAAGTTAAAGGTTTAAATATAGTTTTCATATACCTCTAATatatcatattttgattttattatctaaatttcatatttcttttgattttacCATCCggaatttttatatgtttgattttagtATATGTCGTTGGTCAAAATCTGTTAAGTCATGACATGACAAGTTAATGGAGTGTCACATTGTAACATTATgctttttgtaattattttttatgactgACACGTGTGGACTTTGAGGGATAAGAAAAAGAGTGGGTGAGCTTAGGAAGCGATGGGtgtgaatagaaaaaagaagaaaagtcaTATATTCCATTTTATTAACTGAAAACTAAACTGTAGTACAAAATACTCTTATTTCACTATCTTCTTTCTCTCCAAGAAAACCCTTCATTGTAGAGCTTGAGGCTTTGATTCTCCTTGCCCAAGGAACCTTGTAAGTGTGCTTCCTCTGAGTTGTGGACTGAATTCAGTAATAAGAGACCTTTCTCTTTCCCCTCTCATCCTCCACTTTCATTTTCCTCCATaaacacttttcaaagcttcATAAAAGTGTTCATTTTCAAggttttaatgtattttatgttGGTTTTGAGGTCTAGGGTGGTGTGAATGAAATAAAACTACTgtaagagtgggagaaagattGCATCTTGGACCCAAAGTCCCTTCCTTGCTTCCTTTCTTCATCTAAAAGCAAGTTTCACGAGTTTGATAGGTAAGGGAAGCTTAAACCATCTTTAATCTTAAGTTTTATGggtttaatcattatttttagttgttaGAATGTGTTTTAATTCGATGTTCATGGTTGGAAATGGATTGAGACTCATTAAAGGGacaaaatatgcaaaaaaatcGTGATTATGCAAACTTGTGGCGCTTAAGTGCAATAGGGGAAACATTATTGTTAGAGGCTGATGCTTTTGTAAAACCTACGCTTAAACGGGGGAGACAAGGGCACCCTTTTGCTGAGATTCAATCTAGTGTTCAATCTTAAATGCATTGATATGCTGGTGAATCTTAAATGAAATTGATTGAGGTGATTTCTTGTTATTTATCATGAAATTCACATACATGTGTTGAGATTTGGTGTTTGATTATGAAAACTTATTTGAAAAGTCTCATGATGCTTAGGTAAGCTATGTGAGAGTTCATGATTGGTGAGAATGATATGAATGATGAATTGATGCAGAATTGAACAAGATGTGAATGATGAGTTGATGATGAGTTGAATGACATATGCATAATGAATTGAATTATGTGCAATGAGTTAAATTgatgatgaaataaattatattgatgAGGGTGGACAAATTTATTAATGATGTGATTTGATTTTGGATTTGTATGATCATAACATACATGTATTGATGAATGACATTGCATTTGAGTAAGCGCATCAGTTGGGGGTGCTAAGAAGGCCCTCAACCTAATGTCGGAGGATGGTAGTGGTGGCTAATGGTAAAAGGGCAAATAGAATGGATGGGTGGGGGAATCACTAAATAGGTTAAGATCATTGCAAGCCTTACTAGAGGTAAGCCACTACCCATGctcattcattttcaataaaatcacACTTCCACCACAAGGTTAATTTGAGTCTCTCTGAATCGTCAAGGTGTGACTATGTTATGGGATGTATTTTAGTTAATTGCTTAAGGTGAAATCTTTCGAGAGTAAAGAGTCAGCATGTCATAATATGATAGTTAACAAGTGCATTGATAATTGTGACTTAATGATGTGTTACTTTATGAGTTGCAATGGTATGTGATTGTTGGAAAAGTGAAGGATTTGTATATCTCTTTTAAAATGGTGATCTTACATTGTTTTCAATTACATGatgtttcttttaaaatgagCTTACCCTTGCATTTTCTATTGAATCGTGATGATTGTATCTTTGAAAGGGAACAAATTTTGATGTAGTTTCTGATGAGCATGTCACTTATGATTGATGTGGACTTGGTGGTGCTTAATTTAAGGATGAGATTTGATCCTTggtcttttatttatattttgtcttAGCAGGGACCGCCTTAGGGTTTAGATATTTCATGGATCTATGTTGTATTTATTCCCTTAATGAAACCATATGTGTTGAGTTTGGagatttttttatgatgtttTAATGATGTAGTGCCATAGGACACAAGTACCTTATGTTTTATAATTGGAAGACCCTTTTATACATGATATTTATATGACATGcttgtatttgaaaaaaaattataaatatttttattaattatactaattcaagagttttaaaAGGACTAAAGTAAATCTTTCTGCATTAAAGCCTTAGCATTTCATATAATGAAATCCGAGGTTGTTACACACATGATTAATACAAACataaatcatcttaaaaatacAAGCAtacattatcttaaaatattacttGCAATAAaccatttataataaattacaatTAATCTTAACATAAAAGCAAATATGCATTATCTTAAAGATATTacttgtaataaataatttataataaattacaattaaatatattttctacatgttgcaaaaaatataataattaaaattgataatttctaataaattctaGTTAATTATAGTGTTAAGAGTGTCATTAATATTCTTTAATAACAACATTATACTAACATTATAATGTGCGGATGCGGGATAATATGTGGTACAATattatctttacttttttacaaacaataattaatataaagtgATAGTGGCTTGTCCCTTAATCAAATAATCCACGGTTTGAGTCATGATTGACCTTtggatattaaataataaatcgtATTAGGAGAAGAATACTCACTTTGACTTGTGTTTATGATTTTCGATAAAGATTTAATTACTACATCTGGTGGGGACTATTTCGTAACAATATCatagtcataaaaaaataatattaacttttttatataatataatttctattaattaatCCTGGTTTAAATTACTCcggttaaaagaaaatttaattgatttacgtactttgatttttctttttactaaatttctattaaacaaaaaatatattaacgaATGTAAATCCAATGTCCAATCTtcaatatataacatttttcaaTAGTTGTCAATTTTACTAAAActgtaaaagaatttaattcCTTAAATCTCTATTTTTACAGGACTTTAATTAAGTAACACCTAGAAACCAATTGTATCAACAACTGCTAAAAGAATATGTCTACATGTAAAGagctaaaaaaaagagaagaaaagaatctATCAAGATTAATGGACTACATTTACCTACGAATTGCTTGGTTTCTTCATAGTGTGTACAGAATATTGACAATGAAGCTCCTCCCAAAGACTATTAAATTCGTAGGTCCCGACCCATTCATAGTGTCTCTTTCTGCCTCTCTGGCTTGTTGTGCACTTGATTTTGACAAAAGGTTAATGTAGGAAGGAAAACTATGCCTATAGCTTGAAAATgactttcatatatattttcattttagtagCATTTTATTAgagttcttttttctttcttttttgaaagatactttatactcacttttcttttaattttaaaagttgtataTCTATCGCAATAAGTGTTATGTTATAATATTGTAGAATATTTTAGTGTAAATCATCATTTTATGAGTACTTTGTtataacagtaaaaaaaaagtactttgTTATACTAATGTCTGTGACTATTGATATTACCAACTAGTTTCAAATTTCTACAATTATCTATAAACTAAAATATgactttataaataaaaatctgaCTATTAAATTTACGCGGTGTGGCACAAAATTGGTAATTGATGATACATAcatgtataatataattttattattaatacctataccttttatattttaataaaatataaatatatagtatAATTACCAACAGGTAACAAATGTAGTAATTGACAAGAGAACGGACGGACGCTGACTATTGGATTTCCGTCTCATGCATCTAACCAAATAGTCACAACAAAACAATGATTTGTATTTTCGTATTCCTCTAAGTCTTCGTTCACGTATTTTCTGAGAAGGTGGCAACTGAGAAGCCACTATTCCTATTCGTCTTCAAAACTTCACACGCCAACCGCGTTGAAGCTAGACTCGGCTCCTCTTAACATGCCCCACTCAACTAGATTCTTCTCTTCCAAGCAAACTCTTTGCATCAATCAACAACACCCAAAAATGAAaagtattaaaaccaaaaaatctCTTTTGCAAAGGACATATTAGTCAATTGCCAACTGGTCTGCGTTCTCAAATATTACCATATAAAACCTCCATTCTCTctgtccctctctctctctctctctcatagtATCATATAAGAGTTCTCATATTCTCAATCTTATTACAAGCTTGTGCCTGCTTCTTTGTTCCCTAGGTTCGTACCTTACATTGCTGCTATTGACACAAGggtgtgttgttttgtttttatcgtTGAGAAGTAATTAAGGTACGTACAAATGGGTAAGAAGCTTGATGCTCTCCTTGGTAGAACCTTCAAGGTATCAAAGTTCAAGGCTATTGTTAACCTTGCCATCTCACGCCTAGCTGTTCTCAAGAACCAGCGCCAGGCTCGCCTTAGACATGCCCGTTCTGATGTCCTTGAACTCCTCCAACTTGGCCACCAAGAACGTGCTTCACTTCGAGTAAGATATTATACATGTTTGTTGTCTTGTCTCTCaaagacaatttttaaaatttaatttatgttcacTGATGGTGTAAACAAAATTATACTAGCAATCAATCAGAAATCATATAGCTGTACGacttttaacatatttattaaaaaagtaaacaaacatattatatataaatttgtaattGGATGAGTCTTTTGCATAGactatattcttatttttttttatcacacaaTAACTGAAAACTGGTTTGTTTTGGACAGGTTGAGCATGTGATCAAGGATCAGAACATGTTGGATGTGTATGGCAGGATTGAAGGATACTTCAACCTCTTGATCGAAAGGGTCCACCTCATTGAGCAAGAGAGGTTGGTTTACTCTTGTAATTTTGTTTGGTGAAAGAATtggttttcgtttttctttttaaaatgatgGGTTTGGTATTCTTGTTACAGAGAATGTCCCGAGGAACTGAAGGAGGCAGCATCGGGATTGCTCTATGCAGCTTCAAGGTGTGGAGATTTTCCTGAGATTCAACAGATTCGTGTAATTTTGACATCACGGTTTGGCAAGGAGTTTGCTGCTCGATCTATTGAGTTGAGGAACAACTGTGGAGTCCATCCTCAGGTATGTATCTGATATGAGATTCAGCAATCTTTGTTATGTCTAATATTGTTGCCTTCCCAGTATTTTGTTTTGCCTGTTAGACTAGTTAAGAACTAGGATTTATCTACAAGCTAAAATGTGTGCAGAGAGCAGATAACTGtcttatgataatttttatctGGTTGTTTATAGATGATACAGAAATTGTCAACAAAGATGCCAAGCCTGGAAAGCAGAATGAAGGTACTCAAAGACATTGCTTCTGAGAATGGTATTGTTCTGCAGCTCGAAGAAACTTCTGTTTCGGTTGAGGTATAACACCTGAGGCAGAAAAATTTGCAATTTcttgtttatatttatatttgaaaaccAACTACTTATGGGATCTGCTGTAAACTGTTCAGGAACAATCCAGTGTAGAAAAGCAAAACCAACATGAACCtgagaagaaggaagagaaTGTAAGCATTTTGCCTAGCAGGGGGAAAGATGAAAAGTTAATTGATTCCTATAAGGGAAGAAAAACGTACAAGGACGTAGCTGATGCAGCACAAGCAGCTTTTGAGTCAGCAGAATATGCTGCAGCTGCTGCAAGAGCAGCACTGGAACTCTCCCGATCTGAATCACATGATCCCGATGATCATGATAGCACAAGACTCCAACCAAGAAAAGTGGAGGAAGGACATGATGTGAGACCTCAAATGGAAGAAAAGGAAATCCTCAGTGAAACTCAAAGAGAAGATGAGTTAAAAAAGTCGAAAGACATTATAAGTTGCAATTCAACTGATGAGGTTTTGAAGGGGGCTACTGCCTTGGTGGATGGTGAAATTGAGGCTGATCCTTTGGAAAAGGAAGTGATTTTCGATGATAGTGATGATGAGAATGATAATAAACAGAATATAAATCAATCTTCTAAGCAGACATCTTCAGGGTATGGTGCTGGTATAGTAGTAAATACAGTGCCAGGATCCAAGATGCAGAATGCGCCTCAGTTGGATTTGCAGAAGAGGCCTATTTCAGTGAGGACTAGATGAATGAAAAATCACTGAGTATGAGTGGCATCTATCGAAGTTTCGCTTGGTTCTTTAAATTTTGTCTTATGGATTTGCCATCAGAATGTCAATatgttttttcattatttaaatgattaattgGATTAGTTGGATGTAAAAATAGTGTCAGGGATTCTCCTCTTTATGCAATCACAACATAAAAGTAGGCACCCTCCAGACATGGACATGGGAAACAGATTGATATTTGATCAAACACAGAAATATGACTGCAGAAGAAACCTTAATAAACATAATGGAGATTCGAATCATGAATTGCCAAGCTAACTTTTGAATTGTGAATCATTTGTATTGAATCATAAGATTAGAGAcaataaaaataacttcaaatCTATTTTATAGATAATACATAGTGTTCAatgtaataatttaaaactaaaaataaataaattcaacttAAGCATAAGGTCTCATGAAACAAAATTACTAGCTATATTTGAGTTTGTAAAgtctctatttaaaaaaaaattaaaaacaacaatgaAACCAAACAAAGTGCATGTATTGAATGAGTGACAAAAAAGTATTGAAATAATCAAATAGAATAAGTTCAAAAGTGCTCTTTCAATTCTGTTTAACAATTTAAgcttatattttcaatttctttcaagaaaattggtgaaagaaaagtaaagaaagaaaaaaaaaataccaaattgaATTGTGTgatttatatcaataataaaagATTGCACCTATTCATTCATGCATCATAAGATTCGAAGTGGTTTGATATTCATCTTATGATACAAATTGATAGCTAACCAACTTGCATAATTTGAATCATAAATCGTAAGATTCTAATAGATACGAAACTTGAATATACCAGGAAAAGCATTGGTAAGATTCTTGAGGGGGGGAGCATGCAGGGTTCTAGAACATGGAATATAAGTGCTTTCTGCTTagagttagtttttttttcctagaatCTGTTTATGTCAATAATCATTCTTCAGGAGATACGAAGTTCAAGAATTACAATAATGTTTTGTGTCCTTGAAACATGAGCACTATAATAGTATGCAATGCAAAGAGGACCAATGCCTGTGCCCAAAGAGATATTAACAATAATATTGCATTGAGACTATGCTCCAGCCAGGCTCGTAAATTTAGGGAATAAACCCAAACTAAGTCAGAATTGTAAAAACTTAATACATAAGGCTATATGTAATTTGCAGTAATTTTCACTGAGGTCAGAACACCAAACAATCTGTACTCCTAATTTGTTGATTCCAATAAATACATCACTGCCCCCTAGGCCTCTTCTGACCCTGTTGAATCAGGTCATTGTATGACTGCAAACTCACCCCAACATCTTCTTCATCATATTCTATTCCAAGCTCCTCCTGCAAAGTGCAAACTAGTGTCAATATGATAAcagaaacattaaaaataactaaataagaTCTATGGTTGTGACAAGCCAAGAAAGAAACCTGAAATTCTTTGGGATCCTTAGGTGAGTTCTCAGTGAGGGTATCCCATAAATCCTTGAACATTCTTTTCCGCTTTCTCCACTGACCTATCATCTCTGACAACATATTCTCAACAGCCTTGCGTTCCTCT contains:
- the LOC100812818 gene encoding uncharacterized protein LOC100812818, which produces MGKKLDALLGRTFKVSKFKAIVNLAISRLAVLKNQRQARLRHARSDVLELLQLGHQERASLRVEHVIKDQNMLDVYGRIEGYFNLLIERVHLIEQERECPEELKEAASGLLYAASRCGDFPEIQQIRVILTSRFGKEFAARSIELRNNCGVHPQMIQKLSTKMPSLESRMKVLKDIASENGIVLQLEETSVSVEEQSSVEKQNQHEPEKKEENVSILPSRGKDEKLIDSYKGRKTYKDVADAAQAAFESAEYAAAAARAALELSRSESHDPDDHDSTRLQPRKVEEGHDVRPQMEEKEILSETQREDELKKSKDIISCNSTDEVLKGATALVDGEIEADPLEKEVIFDDSDDENDNKQNINQSSKQTSSGYGAGIVVNTVPGSKMQNAPQLDLQKRPISVRTR